One window of Medicago truncatula cultivar Jemalong A17 chromosome 2, MtrunA17r5.0-ANR, whole genome shotgun sequence genomic DNA carries:
- the LOC25487341 gene encoding probable ubiquitin-conjugating enzyme E2 26: protein MDPDVVEIPPPIHQDTPPFKRKKKRPIVHDVIDIDDDDNDDDDLMIIGEINRKRHKGKALETIHEGYGDQQVVPGMEKVGTVSGIQSFNSQPAVSHNSINVEGQGSGPSLANNDYLDMFTDNYMDVDEYALLQAQFDNVDLPTGIEAPFTLLPKPFHGKAKSSFFGSKKQDFADNPDAMKLPYFGQFESAKKGAGSSSSFHSNFNGHNGSSYLLGMESGNPWFKSSHNINATPEHLFGESSVLKSARAGCDGAAVVPSGFTVTHEPENETLRKLRSFKQFDTVTDTSDHYFIKNNCSVKQNPKSWAKKIQEEWRILEEHLPDTIFVRIFESRMDLMRAVIIGAEGTPYHDGLFFFDVYFPPEYPNVPPKVHYHSVGHRLNPNLYDCGKVCLSLLNTWSGDKNQMWTPGVSTMLQVLVSIQGLILNAKPYFNEPGYASLSGSSRGEVMSLQYNENTFILSVRTMTSVIRNPPKNFEDLVVGHFYSRAHDILRSCKAYMEGVQVGCLVKRGDNIVDESKGKCSDGFKSGLVGYVNYLVTEFVRIGVKDCEKFVLPPSSTAYHPHNCISGQGTFFSKPNFQTPVLHPSNLQIQTSLLHPSNLQIQTPLLQPSSAMYNLPLSGSVYNLPPSSTVYNSHNYMSGQGTYFF from the exons ATGGATCCTGACGTTGTTGAAATTCCTCCTCCAATTCACCAAGACACACCCCCAttcaaaaggaagaagaaacgg CCCATTGTCCATGATGTAATTGACATCGACGACGAcgacaatgatgatgatgatttaatGATAATTGGTGAAATAAATCGTAAACGTCATAAGGGGAAGGCACTTGAAACCATTCATGAGGGTTACGGTGATCAACAAGTTGTG CCTGGCATGGAAAAAGTTGGAACAGTTAGTGGGATTCAATCTTTTAACAGTCAACCTGCAGTATCACATAACTCAATCAATGTTGAGGGCCAAGGTTCTGGTCCATCGTTGGCCAATAATGACTACCTTGATATGTTTACAGATAATTATATGGATGTAGACGAGTACGCTTTATTACAGGCACAATTTGATAATGTGGATCTACCGACTGGAATTGAGGCGCCTTTTACATTGTTGCCAAAACCTTTCCACGGTAAAGCAAAGTCTTCTTTTTTTGGCTCAAAAAAACAGGATTTTGCTGACAATCCAGATGCGATGAAGCTGCCATATTTTGGGCAATTTGAAAGTGCTAAGAAGGGAGCTGGCAGTAGCAGTTCATtccattcaaatttcaatggACATAATGGATCATCGTATCTTCTGGGCATGGAATCAGGAAACCCATGGTTTAAGAGTTCTCATAATATCAATGCCACTCCTGAGCACTTGTTTGGTGAATCCAGTGTTCTCAAATCTGCCAGAGCTGGATGTGATGGAGCAGCTGTGGTTCCCTCGGGTTTTACAGTCACTCATGAACCCGAAAATGAAACCCTGAGGAAACTTCGAAGTTTTAAGCAATTTGACACTGTTACTGACACTTCAGACCATtactttattaaaaataattgctCCGTGAAGCAG AATCCGAAGAGTTGGGCTAAAAAAATCCAGGAAGAGTGGAGGATTTTGGAGGAGCATTTGCCGG ATACAATATTTGTGAGAATCTTCGAATCAAGGATGGATCTCATGAGAGCTGTGATTATTGGAGCAGAAGGGACTCCTTACCATGAtggtcttttcttttttgatgttTACTTCCCCCCTGAATATCCCAATGTACCCCCG AAAGTCCACTACCACTCTGTAGGTCATCGGCTTAATCCAAATTTGTATGATTGTGGCAAAGTATGCCTCAGTCTACTTAACACCTGGTCTGGCGACAAGAATCAGATGTGGACTCCAGGTGTTTCGACAATGCTACAGGTTCTAGTCTCCATACAAGGGCTAATCTTGAATGCGAAGCCTTACTTCAATGAACCTGGATATGCATCTTTGAGTGGCTCGTCAAGGGGTGAAGTGATGTCACTGCAGTATAATGAGAATACGTTCATTCTTTCAGTGAGGACAATGACGTCTGTGATAAGAAATCCTCCTAAG aattttgaagacCTTGTTGTGGGGCATTTCTACAGCAGAGCACATGATATCCTGAGGTCATGTAAAGCCTACATGGAAGGTGTTCAAGTTGGTTGTTTGGTCAAAAGAGGGGATAACATTGTTGATGAGAGTAAAGGAAAATGCTCAGATGGATTTAAGTCTGGTTTAGTTGGATATGTTAATTATCTAGTCACAGAGTTTGTAAGAATTGGAGTTAAGGACTGTGAGAAATTTGTGCTTCCTCCCTCCAGTACCGCCTACCACCCGCATAACTGCATCAGTGGTCAAGGAACATTTTTCTCAAAACCCAATTTTCAGACTCCGGTGCTTCATCCCTCCAATCTTCAGATTCAGACTTCGTTGCTTCATCCCTCCAATCTTCAGATTCAGACTCCGTTGCTTCAACCCTCCAGTGCCATGTACAACCTTCCTCTCTCCGGTTCCGTGTACAACCTTCCTCCCTCCAGTACCGTGTACAACTCGCATAACTACATGAGTGGTCAaggaacatattttttttaa